The Gymnogyps californianus isolate 813 chromosome 5, ASM1813914v2, whole genome shotgun sequence genome contains a region encoding:
- the PGF gene encoding placenta growth factor, with protein sequence MRLLGAFLRLLVAGALGAPPAPAPEARGTASAEPPVLTFREIWNRSFCRPLEQLVDVITEFPNEVEYIFRPSCVSLQRCGGCCGDEGLRCVPVETSTVTMQLLKIKPNGEAPYVEMAFTEHKKCECRPRQDLMRLGRRRSKGRGKRRQDKKRHKDCELCGTPRR encoded by the exons aTGCGGCTGCTCGGCGCCTTCCTGCGGCTGCTGGTGGCCGGGGCGCTGggggcgccgcccgccccg gcCCCGGAGGCGCGGGGGACGGCCAGCGCGGAGCCGCCCG TCCTGACCTTTCGGGAGATCTGGAATCGTAGTTTCTGCCGGCCTCTGGAGCAGCTGGTGGACGTCATTACCGAGTTCCCCAACGAGGTGGAGTACATTTTCAGACCTTCCTGCGTCTCCCTGCAGCGCTGCGGAGGCTGCTGTGGGGACGAGGGTCTCCGCTGTGTCCCCGTGGAGACAAGCACGGTCACCATGCAG CTCCTGAAGATAAAGCCAAATGGGGAGGCACCCTATGTGGAGATGGCGTTCACCGAGCACAAGAAGTGCGAGTGCAG GCCCCGGCAGGACCTGATGAGGTTGGGAAG GAGGAGGTCCAAGGGCCGAGGTAAGAGAAGACAAGACAAGAAGAGGCATAAAGACTGTGAACT ATGTGGCACGCCACGCAGGtag